A window from Bdellovibrionales bacterium encodes these proteins:
- the map gene encoding type I methionyl aminopeptidase: MAIKPLSLDEIKKMTLACRIAADTLTYLDKYIKIGMTTNEIDILTNDYMLTRGAKSACLGYGGYPKYSCTSVNEVVCHGVPDDTPLKDGDIINVDVTAFIDGFFGDTSKTYMMGNVSEEARDLVETARQARDLGIEAIKPNGYTGDIGFVTDKFVTRKGYTVVREIGGHGIGRVFHTEPFVPAFGKKGKGERLVPFHCITVEPMVNQGTDQFIEFDIPGSSIKYYKTADNLLSAQFEHTILVTDTGYEILTLQG, encoded by the coding sequence ATGGCCATAAAACCACTCTCGCTCGATGAAATCAAAAAAATGACTCTGGCTTGCCGGATTGCTGCCGACACCCTGACTTACCTCGATAAATACATCAAAATCGGCATGACCACGAACGAGATCGACATCCTTACGAACGACTACATGCTGACCCGTGGAGCGAAATCGGCGTGCTTAGGCTACGGCGGCTATCCTAAATACTCATGCACTTCGGTGAACGAAGTGGTCTGCCACGGGGTTCCTGATGACACGCCACTTAAAGACGGCGATATCATCAACGTCGACGTGACGGCATTTATTGACGGCTTCTTCGGCGACACGTCTAAGACTTATATGATGGGGAACGTATCTGAAGAGGCCCGAGACCTCGTAGAAACGGCGAGACAAGCGCGGGACCTTGGTATCGAGGCGATCAAACCGAACGGCTATACGGGCGATATAGGCTTCGTTACGGACAAATTCGTGACCCGTAAGGGCTACACCGTTGTTCGCGAAATCGGTGGCCATGGGATTGGCCGCGTCTTCCACACAGAACCGTTTGTTCCAGCCTTTGGTAAAAAAGGGAAGGGCGAGCGCCTGGTTCCGTTCCATTGCATCACTGTGGAGCCTATGGTCAACCAAGGCACAGATCAATTTATAGAGTTTGATATTCCAGGCTCTTCGATCAAATATTATAAAACAGCAGATAACCTCTTGTCGGCGCAGTTCGAGCATACGATTCTTGTGACCGACACGGGCTATGAAATTTTAACGTTACAAGGGTAA
- a CDS encoding SWIB/MDM2 domain-containing protein yields the protein MAKAKKATKKAATKKAATKKATTKKAAPKKATSKKAAAPKKAAGKRKPNPAFMKPLTPSATLAAVVGATPLPRTEVVKKLWAYIKKNGLQDTKNRRNINADDKLKPIFGKGTVSMFEMTKLVSKHLK from the coding sequence ATGGCAAAAGCAAAAAAAGCGACTAAAAAAGCCGCTACAAAGAAAGCTGCTACTAAAAAAGCTACAACTAAGAAAGCTGCTCCTAAAAAAGCAACTTCTAAAAAAGCTGCTGCTCCTAAAAAAGCTGCTGGCAAACGTAAGCCAAACCCAGCTTTCATGAAACCACTTACTCCAAGCGCTACTTTGGCTGCTGTAGTTGGTGCAACTCCACTCCCACGCACTGAAGTTGTTAAAAAACTTTGGGCTTACATCAAGAAAAACGGTCTTCAAGACACTAAAAACCGCAGAAACATCAATGCTGATGACAAATTGAAGCCAATCTTCGGCAAAGGCACTGTTTCTATGTTTGAAATGACTAAACTTGTTTCTAAGCACTTGAAATAG
- a CDS encoding DnaJ domain-containing protein, whose translation MKAASNGQSHETQSAQGFEQPPHSAPHSQDPAHLAYLMGTLGPAYFRPQTSRAYPSRPKPPPPPHALSEAQRAAYDFFALHGNTLSPAFSQKELKKAFRVLALKLHPDTNKGAVASAFIELKKNYETLMDLF comes from the coding sequence ATGAAGGCCGCAAGCAACGGCCAAAGCCATGAAACTCAATCTGCACAAGGCTTCGAGCAGCCTCCACACTCCGCCCCTCACTCCCAAGATCCGGCCCACCTCGCCTATCTGATGGGGACCCTTGGACCAGCTTACTTCCGCCCTCAAACCAGTCGTGCCTATCCCTCAAGACCTAAGCCGCCTCCACCGCCACACGCTCTCAGCGAGGCGCAGAGGGCCGCCTACGACTTCTTTGCACTCCATGGGAACACCCTGAGTCCTGCGTTTTCGCAGAAGGAGCTCAAGAAGGCTTTCCGCGTTTTAGCTCTGAAATTACACCCAGATACGAATAAAGGCGCTGTTGCCAGCGCCTTTATCGAACTCAAAAAAAATTATGAAACATTAATGGATCTATTTTAA
- the ettA gene encoding energy-dependent translational throttle protein EttA: MSQDIIYTMKGVSKVYPPNRYVLKNIYLSYFYGAKIGVLGLNGSGKSSLLKIMAGVDHDFLGEAFPARQMKVGYLEQEPHLDPTMTVKENIFSGMGELPVLMKQFNEISEKFNDPDLDPDVMNTLIEKQGVIQEKLEALGGWEVDQKIEVAMDALRCPDGDLPVTQLSGGEKRRVALCRLLMSNPDILLLDEPTNHLDAESVAWLEQYLAKFPGTVIAVTHDRYFLDNVAGWILELDRGEGIPWKGNYTSWLEQKDKRLAQEQQTASKRARTLERELEWIRQGAKARQSKAKARISAYENLLKEPTPEKLQEMSIYIPPGPRLGDIVVEAKNITKAYGGKLLFDDVSFTIPRGAVVGVIGPNGVGKTTLFRMITGQEKPDSGSFKVGETVKMAYVDQTRETLNGEKTIWEELSGGNEMIQLGQKEVPSRAYVSWFNFSGTDQQKKVGVLSGGERNRVNMAKILKQGANLLLLDEPTNDLDVNTMRALEEAILEFGGSAIVISHDRWFLDRICTHIMAFEGDSKVEFFNGNFTEYEEDRKKRLGADAAPKRVRFRSIN, from the coding sequence GTGTCCCAAGATATCATCTACACGATGAAGGGTGTTTCTAAAGTTTATCCTCCCAATCGTTACGTTTTAAAAAACATTTATCTTTCTTATTTCTATGGCGCGAAGATCGGCGTTTTAGGATTGAATGGTTCTGGTAAGTCCTCTTTGCTAAAAATTATGGCAGGCGTAGATCATGATTTCCTCGGCGAAGCTTTCCCAGCACGCCAAATGAAAGTCGGCTACCTCGAGCAAGAGCCGCATCTTGATCCAACCATGACTGTGAAAGAAAACATTTTCTCAGGCATGGGTGAGTTGCCGGTCCTCATGAAGCAGTTCAACGAGATCAGCGAAAAGTTCAACGATCCTGATTTGGACCCAGATGTGATGAACACACTCATCGAAAAGCAAGGCGTGATCCAAGAAAAACTGGAAGCACTCGGTGGATGGGAAGTCGATCAAAAGATCGAAGTTGCGATGGATGCTCTTCGCTGTCCAGATGGCGACTTGCCAGTGACTCAATTGTCAGGTGGTGAAAAACGCCGCGTAGCTTTGTGCCGTCTTCTGATGAGCAACCCAGATATCTTGTTGCTGGATGAGCCGACGAATCACTTGGATGCAGAATCTGTTGCATGGCTTGAGCAGTACTTGGCGAAATTCCCGGGCACTGTGATCGCGGTCACGCATGATCGTTATTTCCTTGATAACGTTGCTGGCTGGATCTTGGAGCTTGACCGCGGTGAAGGCATTCCTTGGAAAGGGAACTACACTTCATGGCTCGAACAAAAAGATAAGCGCTTAGCGCAAGAACAGCAGACCGCTTCAAAGCGTGCTCGCACATTGGAGCGTGAGCTTGAGTGGATCCGTCAAGGTGCGAAGGCTCGTCAGTCCAAAGCCAAAGCCCGCATCTCTGCTTACGAAAATCTTTTGAAAGAGCCAACTCCTGAGAAGCTCCAAGAGATGTCGATCTATATCCCACCGGGACCTCGCCTCGGTGACATCGTGGTGGAAGCAAAGAACATCACGAAGGCCTACGGCGGTAAGTTGCTCTTTGATGATGTCAGTTTCACGATTCCGCGTGGAGCAGTCGTTGGGGTCATTGGTCCTAACGGGGTGGGTAAAACAACTCTGTTCCGTATGATTACAGGCCAAGAAAAACCAGACAGTGGAAGCTTCAAAGTCGGTGAGACCGTGAAGATGGCCTACGTCGATCAAACGCGCGAGACTCTGAATGGAGAGAAAACCATCTGGGAAGAGCTCTCTGGTGGTAACGAGATGATTCAGCTCGGTCAGAAGGAAGTGCCTTCACGTGCCTATGTTTCCTGGTTCAACTTTTCAGGCACCGATCAGCAGAAGAAGGTCGGCGTTCTGTCGGGTGGTGAAAGAAACCGCGTGAACATGGCAAAGATCTTGAAGCAAGGCGCCAATTTGCTCTTGCTGGATGAGCCGACGAACGATCTTGATGTGAATACAATGCGTGCCCTCGAGGAGGCAATCCTTGAATTCGGTGGTTCTGCCATCGTGATTTCCCATGATCGCTGGTTCTTGGATCGTATTTGCACTCATATTATGGCGTTTGAAGGGGATTCGAAGGTGGAGTTCTTCAATGGAAACTTCACTGAGTATGAAGAAGACCGCAAAAAACGCCTGGGAGCTGACGCTGCTCCGAAGCGTGTTCGTTTCAGATCTATCAATTAA
- a CDS encoding HNH endonuclease produces the protein MNKVFMSDKSLKYLSDESLDQSLLSFIKKEKEALKEILRHVAEIDRRRLFLRLGYSSLYSYLTERMGYDGGSAQRRIDAARLAQQVPSVIESIDQGEITLAQITFLQKSFRQAKEQKISTEAKATMVEAIKYKTLAETQVAVCKRLNIEVKESPKISCQANESVRLEVTLSKEQWEKMKTMRELLSSALPSGEWDQVLEYVAVRVIEQRTKASRSQGSKGSAEKAVKGQRKGAVPVKTQDETNKNICESLKRQVLLRDGCCQYKDQKSGKICGSQWNLQADHIQPRWAGGGNELENLRVLCANHNREVYRQQAGIRRI, from the coding sequence ATGAATAAGGTTTTTATGTCAGACAAGAGCTTGAAATATCTTTCAGATGAAAGTTTGGATCAGAGTCTTTTAAGCTTTATCAAAAAAGAAAAAGAAGCTCTTAAAGAAATCCTTCGGCATGTTGCAGAGATTGATCGCCGAAGGCTATTTTTGAGACTTGGCTATTCTAGTTTGTATAGCTACCTCACTGAGCGTATGGGCTATGATGGTGGAAGTGCCCAGCGCCGGATCGATGCCGCGAGACTCGCGCAGCAAGTGCCTTCAGTTATCGAGAGTATTGATCAAGGTGAAATTACCCTGGCTCAAATTACATTCTTACAAAAATCTTTTCGCCAAGCCAAAGAGCAGAAAATCTCCACCGAGGCCAAAGCGACGATGGTGGAGGCAATTAAATACAAAACACTCGCTGAAACTCAAGTCGCTGTCTGTAAAAGGCTCAATATTGAAGTTAAAGAGAGCCCGAAAATCAGTTGTCAGGCCAATGAGTCGGTCCGTCTCGAGGTGACTCTATCAAAAGAGCAGTGGGAAAAGATGAAGACTATGCGCGAATTGTTGTCCTCCGCCTTGCCAAGTGGGGAATGGGATCAGGTTCTGGAGTACGTCGCAGTTAGAGTCATTGAACAAAGAACAAAGGCGTCCAGATCTCAAGGATCCAAAGGTTCCGCGGAAAAAGCAGTGAAGGGTCAAAGGAAGGGCGCGGTTCCAGTGAAAACTCAAGATGAGACAAACAAAAATATCTGCGAGAGTCTTAAGCGCCAAGTTCTATTAAGGGATGGGTGTTGCCAATATAAAGATCAAAAATCTGGCAAGATCTGCGGATCTCAGTGGAATCTGCAGGCGGATCATATTCAGCCCCGTTGGGCAGGAGGAGGCAATGAACTAGAAAATCTCCGGGTTCTCTGCGCTAATCATAACCGAGAGGTCTATCGACAGCAGGCCGGGATTCGGCGAATTTAG